The following is a genomic window from Longimicrobium sp..
GCCCGCCGATCGATCCCGCGGGCACCCCCTGCACCGGGCGGTGGCGGCGCGAGGCCACGTCGTACAGGTACAGCTTTCCGATCCCCGCCTCGTTGGTGACGAAGGCGATCGTCTTCCCGTCGGGCGACAGGTCGAGCCCGTCGACGTCCCAGGGGATGTCGGTCACCAGCGGCGTGACGCGCTTCGTGGCCAGGTCCAGGTAGGCCAGGCGCGCGAACTCGGAGCCCTCGTCGGTGGTGATGAAGAGCCCGCGCCCGTCGGCGCTGAACTCGGCGCCGCCGTAGGCCACGCTGTCGGCCGGGTCGTTAAGCGGGGTGCGCTGCCCCGTGGCCGCGTCCACCAGGAAGAGGTTGACCTTGTTGACCGAGAGGTACTCCGCCACCGCCAGCTTCGAGTCGTCGGGACTCCAGTCGGCCACGCCCCAGCCGCCGCCCGACACCTGCATCAGCAGGCGGTCGCTCTTCGGGTCGGCGGGGTTCATCACGTAGAGGTCGCGGTCGGCGCCGTTGCGCCGGGTGGAGCCGTAGGCGATGCGGTCGCCGCGGGTGCTCCACTCCCAGCCGCCGTTCTGCGAGCGCCCGCCATCGGTGAGCAGCGTCGCGCGCCCGTCGGCCAGGTCGTAGCGGTAGATCTGGCCGAACTCGTTGCCGCCCACGTCGCGGGTGAAGATGAAGTAGCGCCCCTCGGTGGGCTCGTAGCTCGCGCCGCCCACCGGCTCGTCGAAGAAGGTGAGCTGCGTGCGCGCGCCCAGCGGCATCTTCACGTGGTGGACCTGGCTGGTGTTGCCGAAGCGGGTGCCGATCAGGATCTCGCGCCGCGTGGGGTGCCAGTCGGCGAGCCCGGCGCTGCGCGACTCGGTGTAGCGGCGCACCTCGGCCACCAGCGATGCGGGGATGGGGGGGATGCCTTCCACCACCAGGTTGTCGGTGGGCGCCAGGACCTGCGGCTGCTGCGGCTGCTGCGCGGCCAGCGGCGCCGGGAGCGCCAGCGCCGCGGCCAGGACCGCCAGTGTGGGACGACGGGTGAACATGCGTGCCTCCGGGGACGGTGAACCAGAATGCGAAGAAACCGCCTGCAGGCGAGCCGCGCGGGCCGGTCGGTCGCTGCCGATGCCGGTCCGCGTCGCCGTGTATTCCGTATACCGGGGATGATATTCCCGCCGGGGAGGCGGCACAAGCAGTGGATTCTGATTCTACGACAAAAGGCATTCGTTTTGGAGACGCACTCCGCGGGTCAGCTCGCCGGCGGGAGGACGGAGCCCGTGGTGGCCGCGGCCGGGGGATCGACGAAGAAGATGTACATCACCAGGAAGAGCAGCACCCCCGTCACCAGCCCCACCAGGAACACGTTGTACGCGGCGCGCAGGTAGCGGAACTTGCGGTCCAGCACCGTCCCCAGCCCGTAGATGTCGCGCGCCATGCTGCGGTACAGGCGCCCCGGGTCCTGCATCAGCTCCTCGACGCCCTCCTCGTACTCCTGGGGGTTGAGCGACACGAAGCTGCCGAAGAAGAGCAGGTTGGGCTTGGGGCGCTCGCCCGTGGCCGCGGGCACGTTGGTGCTCACGCGCGGCCGCGCCGCCAGCACCGCGAACGACAGCGACACCACGCCGCTCAGCAGCACCACCGACAGCGGGATCAGCAGCATCCGGTCGACCGCGACCTTCCCGGAGCTGGCCGCCAGGAAGATCGAGATCATCAGCCCGTTGATGCTGATCATGATGTTGGCCTTGCTGTCGGCGAGCGAGGCCAGGTCGGTGTGCATCCGGTACGAGGTGCGGAACATCGTCTCCACGCCCCGCTCGGCCTGCTTGGCCTTGTCCTTCTGCAGCTCCTTCTCGCGCTCCCTCTCCTTC
Proteins encoded in this region:
- a CDS encoding prolyl oligopeptidase family serine peptidase, translated to MFTRRPTLAVLAAALALPAPLAAQQPQQPQVLAPTDNLVVEGIPPIPASLVAEVRRYTESRSAGLADWHPTRREILIGTRFGNTSQVHHVKMPLGARTQLTFFDEPVGGASYEPTEGRYFIFTRDVGGNEFGQIYRYDLADGRATLLTDGGRSQNGGWEWSTRGDRIAYGSTRRNGADRDLYVMNPADPKSDRLLMQVSGGGWGVADWSPDDSKLAVAEYLSVNKVNLFLVDAATGQRTPLNDPADSVAYGGAEFSADGRGLFITTDEGSEFARLAYLDLATKRVTPLVTDIPWDVDGLDLSPDGKTIAFVTNEAGIGKLYLYDVASRRHRPVQGVPAGSIGGLQWHNNSRELGFSLGSARSTSDVYSLDAQTGQVTRWTESELGGLVASDLVEPSLIRWNSFDGREITGFYYRPPARFTGKRPVIINIHGGPEGQSRPGFQGRNNYFLNELGVAIIYPNVRGSTGYGKTFVKLDNGMRRYDSVKDIGSLLDWIARQPELDASKVMVTGGSYGGFMTLAVATEYNDRICCALDVVGISNFNTFLKNTESYRRDLRRVEYGDERDPAMARFFETTAPLNNAQKISKPLFVVQGGNDPRVPRTEAEQMVARVRQNGSPVWYLMARDEGHGFRKKNNADYQFYATVMFVRQFLLGQPAPAPAPAPNPSTR